The DNA segment gcacaggagacggtgatcggtggttggaaggactgtcggcataacggtagtaacctcgagcacatgtgtcgtctcgttcaaaagcggcataaccacgacgttcatcttgctgcccaCGTCGACAgaaccgggaaatgtgtccttgaattccacagtagtagcgaATAGGTCGTGGGgtccgccaggaagaatggtagctagggttcggtggacgggcgactagaggtgcgagatgttcgtgatcaggtacaggtggtggtacttgagatggcgagggttgcattgcagcgatctgtgcatacgaagcgggttgggggcatggtggagcacggtgagTGCTTTGAagcgctgacatttcttccctaataatgccacgcagatcgctagaggtgggttgagcgggaacgttgttagaaggaggtaaagtgtaggcttgcaattcctcacgaattatggctcgaatgatggatcggagctccatactgtttgccagggggttctcagagaagtcgggtcacaggcggattgactgcaaggtatcaagccgctggcataccgagacgacgtcggaaaccgtcgaagggttgtgggCGACGAGGGCGtcgaaagcggtaggtccgatacctttcagaaggtgccgggcacgatcaccttctggcatggtgtcgtcgatacggtggcaaagtgcaagcacatcctcaatataggaagtgtaggactcaccacaatgttgaacgcgttctgtcagtttcttgcgagcaacttctgaacggacggtcggtgtgccgaaaatgcgtcggagctggtctttgaaggaagaccaatcgcggaagtcgctctcatgattcaggaaccacgtcttggcaacctgagagacgtaaaactggacgcgtgctaatttcgatgcctcgttccagttgttgtagacacctttgcggtcatagttgtcgagccagtctttgacatcttcgccaggcagaccggagaagattggaggctcccgaggggggttgttgaccgggctagggttggcggctggtggttgcgccggcgggtggttcggttgggcttgctcttgcgccatggtgctctgctggcgtaagcgacgtcccgaacggagctccaggagctggctttggatggagagaggtcgaagagatcgggaagcacctcccccacttgaaatacaacggtgcagctgacgctttattcaagcaacagcaagatggcgccgatgatgaagaggaaccgGGCCGatgactgatgatggttattgatacatgaggaagatgacgtacaatgaattctcacaatatatatatatatatatatatatatatatatatatatatatatatatatatatatatatatatatatatatatatatatatatatatatatatatatatatatattagcttgcgatcaacatacaaaaacaagttatttctacAGCCTCTATATAATATTATTAAAGGGAAACTTAACATTACATGCAAAAGCGATTTCCGCGaaaggcacatgcgcgctgatagcactaaatacaataagtaccatatgaattgctggtgtaaatacctgtgctattttgaaatttggtgatagtatgctggtatatacattcgcccacgcttgtaatttggtcattgagcggaatgctgtaatataaaatgtttgtcagcagaaaatctgagaatCGTGACTTGACAGagtcgcgttctttaaaaagtctgttacctgtcccgagtttcgtatcaggtaaggtgcattcatggttcattattcatcaagtcttcctgcaaaacactgcaagaaaaacttgtcttcattggaaggacctgtggttagtgcacatgtacgtgttatcctacataagctgggtgcgactgttctcacaaatccgtgcagggcggggcctcgccgcgatgacgtagccaccatttcctttttttctctctctctgtttggCAACGCGTTCGCTTAACACCACCTAGACTTGGTTCGCTGTGTGCTGTTCTGTGGCTGTATGTGTGCGCGGCGTCTCCCTGTTCTGTGGCGGCGTGCGCTGTCTTGTCATATTAAGCTGTTGAATATTAAGCTGTTAAGAGGTCTTTGGCTGTTGTCAACGGGAGGTATGCTGTGCGGACATCAAGAGACCTAAATGTAAAAATGTCTCGATCGCTTCTTAATGTTTTGCTCTGCGCGTAGATTTAGCATTGAAACACGTAGATGAAGGGACTCAACACGGCAGGACAGGCTTGTTTGCAGTTGCGGTTAGTGCAACACTAGACAATTGATTGGTTTTCGCCTTTTTGAAGGTCGGGTTATCattgttctggttgccggttcagtTTCCCTGGCACCGATTCATTTCGGTTTGAGTGGAGTACCGGGTCCGGGACATGACCCGATCTTCAGAAATTTCAAGAAACGTTATTGGAAGTGAACTGTTTTAGTTTCGGGCTCCAGTCATGATTAGAACAGCGCATGCAAGCTAATCATgacttaaaaaaaattaaaggtcTGCCATAGGGTCACATACCTTATCTATTCTGCTCCTGTGCTCTTTAGATAattgccttgaattcaaggcagAGCTGCGCTTGGGCGTTTATTTTGTTTCCATTTGTGCGTTTCAGAATTAACATTTATGTTATTTTCAACACCGAAAAAGCAATCGTGCGCAACACGAGACACGAATTGTGGTTGGGTTATTCGTGACACATCCGTATGTGCCATCCCTGGTCCTGCTAAAAGTGTGAATTACACGTTTGAGCGAGGCAGGCCCGATGTTGAACTCATATGAGAAGCTGAAGCGTCAGCGTCGGGCTTTTTTGTAGTGTTGTATTAAAAACCCAAGGCCCAACCAAACTGTAACGTGTTGGTGCTGCTTGTAAGCTGTAACTTAAACGCCATACGAAAAAAGTCTGggtaattattaataataatgataattatatttattattctggttgacgaaagccagccagaatttcttgccagaggcagcgcatcttaaagtttttttgctgccattacacaaaaactaaaatgagatttgatattgccctctgccatgcataaaactaggtgccttcattaaatcctccttattgtttattttcaacCAATGTTGTCTTCTCCGTGATCCACTGCGGATCTCAAATCCCTCTGGACAATGTGCCGTTTCCAGTTGTCAAGCAAACAATCAAAGTATGCATATCTGTAATGGAATACTAGCAGAAGACACAGGAGAAAAAGAAGACCAAATATGTTACATCGTGACGCACTTGCAAACGTTTCAATCTCATTCAGATATGCAGTAGCCTTCCAGTTCAAAGATTGTGTGCAGGCAGTGTAAGGTGCATACTTTGCGGCAGCTGTATTTAACGTATTTTCCCTTATACATATGCCCCTTTTGGGGCCCTTAGGGTATTTCTAGCCAATGAATACATTTAGGAAAAGGCCAAGAGAATTATGACTGTGAACAAGACACATAGCCGGGGGTTGCTGCACACCGAAATGTTCAGTTTCGCTGGGACCTCTTCTACCTCCTCTCCCACCTTTGACGTTTTGCCATGCCTTCCCCCCATCAATAGTTGCGAGCAAAAGAAAATCATGGCTACATCCCTGGTGTGAACTATAAAAAcatgggcttgtttttttttttttttttgcacttatcAAAGCCGACCTGTATGTCTGTTAACATGCAAAAACACCAGAAATAaatattctttatttcatttacaGCATGCAAGTACTGCTGATTGGCCGAAGGAGTGTACGGAAAAAGTGAACAAACCTCCAAGGCACGAAGAAGAGGGTTCATGAGGCTTCTCTCCTTTGCATGGAAAGGCTATGTAGTATGCACCACACATTGGGTTGCATGTTTTGGATACATGACGAGCAAAGACTAGGCAGCTCTACATTGACTATTTCTAGTTTCACGATACTGAATGTACATGTTAAAGACTTTAGTTCAAAAATACTAGCTGATAAATGCTAAGTTGAGACGATCACCTTCCGGTAATATTTTCTTGTGCATTTGTGTTCCTTATGCAACCCCTTTTAATTTCCCCATTCCCATATGGTGCCATTTAAAAAGTTTTCAGATTGAATAATTAAGCAGCTTGCCCAAGTCAGTAGTATCAATATGGACCAGATTTAGTGGAAACCCCCAAGGTGAAGTAAGATTCTGCAAAGGAAAGTTTGACATCCACATTTAGGTGGATGACAAACTTTCCTTTGCAGTATCAATATGTATACCTAAAGCATTTCACTGAAGGGGTAGTTCCCATAGttgccctaaaaaaaaaaaggccagttaGTTTGCCCAGCCTCTACATCAACCAGTCACAGCTGTTGCAGCAGTCTTGATGAAATTGCTCTGCTGTGTAGGTAACCATACTTCACATTTTCACAGTAAACTTTTTGTGCACATTACGCATTCTCTCACATTTGGTTTACTTACAGTCTATGGATATTACAAGCACGCTATGAATACATCTTGAAACGACCACCCGAAAAAATGTACCAACATGCTTTCACATACAACAGGTACTATATTAAAATGTCAAAAGGAAAgtataaaagcaagcacgtccgtAGCAAGTACAGAAAGAATGCAACTTTACAAACAGTTTTATACACATAGATTGAAAGCAGAAGCCTAAAAACATACTTTCACACACTCTCTGAATTGAGAGTATCACTAACACAAAAAATTACAGCTGCATTTATACACATACACAGTCGTTGCCAATGTCACAATTGCATGACTATAATGAAGTCTAGTATAAAACATACCATATTAATCTTAAAAGCTCTAAACATTCCAAAAATTATTCACAAAGATGTCCGAACACTGTGTTTAGGCCAAAGTTATGAATGATAAAATAAATTGAGTTTTGCAACaattgcaatttttttaaaaagaatgaaaaaaaaatcaccgagtGGTCCATCTCTACCGTTTCCCCCGATCCTTTCCTAGCAGTCAAAGCTCCAGTCAATGGCAGAGTGACAGCACACTATAGGCGTCTTCTTTTCGAAAGAGGCTTCAGAGATGAGCATCCTTTTGTCGGTGAGCCCCGAGTGTGAAGGCCAGAACTCTGTGGCACAGATTCAGCCAGCTTACGCAAGGTGGCTTGCAATAAGCCCCTAGCCTCCACCAGTGTTTGAACGTCATGGCAGCAGTAAAGGAGGGAACTGCACTTTTCTAATTCCTCGGTTATACTTTTGTGTAGCTCCGACACTGAGGGGGCTGCTGTCCCAGGAAGCATAGCAACCCCAGGCTGTAAAGGCACTTCACAAAAGCTGGTCTCATTGACAAAGGGAATGTCTGACTCTGATGCTGCTGTACCAAGATCCTGTGAAGACACTTCAGAAGGGCTGGGCTGATTGACAAGGGGAATCTCGGAACTTGTTTCGGATTCTGGACAGCTTCCAAGAGTAATTTGCGGTCAATTGACGTAACTCTGAGGAAGAGAGGAAAAGCCCCAcctgtcgctgtacttaaaaacaacacaaaagtgCTTGCATGGGTACTTGTGCTTCCTGAAATCAGGGCAGGTACACGATGGCTTGGTGAAGTCGACAGTGTACAGATCATCATCACTTCTTTCAGAATGAACCGTAAACACACCTTCAACGGGGAGCTCTTCCATGTCTGTGGGGGTGTATTCCTCTGCATTAACGAGCTGTCTCAGCATATGCTTAACGAAACCATGAGGCCGGTTGTGCAGGTATGCAGGAACATTTTCACTGTACTGTCTGTACACTGATGACTGCCTCCTTGCTGCCTCATGGaatttcgcttctttgtcgggaaGGTAGCCATGAACGACAGTCATGATCAGGGATGTTAACGACCGTTTCCCGCTGGAACTTTTCACGTACTGTGCCTTCAACACGCGGTTTTGGGCCTCAATGTCGTTATTTGTGGTCAACACAACGTCAAACtccatttcgaaaagttaattagagcgcgaaaacttgacccGATCActcacacacccatgcatcaaacacacagcgctctgTTTCACGTCAAACTCCAGCCTGTAAGACATGACCCACAGCTCCTTTACTGACAGCCACACTTCTTCAAAGTAACTGCGGAATCTTTCGTTTTTACAATACTCAGAGTCAACAAGGACTTCAACCGCCTTGTCAAAGTCATGCTGATTTGAAGCACTGGCTACGTGTTTCATGAGTCTCAGAGCCTCATCTGGATCGGATATGTTGTTTTCCTTTCTGCGCTGCCACCTCTACCATGCCTGTAGTCTATGGAAGTCACAGATGAAGATTTGACTCTCTGGAAACACTTGCTTGATGGCACTTATTTCTGCCTTGCTATAATCCGCCATCCAGTATTGTGGGGACCAGTTGTCACACCACTGCTTGAAAATGTCTAAAGCCTCAGCGATACAGTGGGCCGTCTCGAACTGTATGATAAACACACCAGCTGGTGTGTATCCCGACGGTGTTTTCACGACAAGCAAGAAAAGTGGTAGGGCATAGTCACTCGTCTTGTGCGTTGCGTCCAGGCAAACTACTGTCTCCGTACTTTTTAAGCATGCTCCTCATGAATTTTGTTTGGGAGCAAAACAGCAACGTGTCTTCACACTCGCTGGCAACGCCCTCTTCCACGTTGTCCGAGTCGCTGCTACCCACGAAGCTGCGTGCTGCATACGGCCGATAGACAACGGAGGATTCGGGTTGCTCACCCCTGATATTTTCAATTAGGATTCTAGCATTCttttgatcaactgtgctgaAGCAGTCTTTCTTAAGCACAGCTTGGATCTGGTTGCTGATGTCACGATGTGTTGGGAAAAAGGCCCTGCAGCTGCTATCAGGCTTCTCCTTGTTCGCAAAAAGTACGTCGTGCACATAATAGTGAAGGCACTTTTTCACATCTGATACAGAAGTAATGCCTTCTCTTGCCAACATCTGAATTCGCTCAGCAACGCTCTTGTCCATATTTTGGCTGAAAGCTTCCATGTCCTCGAAACCATGGTTTTGATGGGAACTGCAGTCAACAATCCTAACATATACCCGCGTCTCTTTGGCCACAGTCTGCTGCTCTGCGTCAAATGCCTCCTGCAGCTCCTTGGCCTTGTCGGCTTTCAGACGACCCTCTCTTGTCTGGCCGCATGGCTGGGGCACATCCACCTAGAAAGCAGGCACTGTTAAGTACGCAGATCATATTTTGTGGTTTCAAACAGTGCGACAAGATGAGGGCGAAGTCAAGATGAGACATAAGTCAGCACTGAACTAATAGCTGGAAGTATATTTCTACTATTGCCAGTATGTATGCATGTGGGAAATAGCAAAATAAAAGCGCAAAGCACAAAACACATACAATGTGCTCAttgcgttgtgctcattttatctTTCACACTCTGTTTATCTTGCTATTTCCCACGTGTATACATACTGGCAATGGTGGAAATATAAAGCGCTGTCTTCTGTCTCATCTTGACTTTGCCCTCATCTTGTTGCGCTGCTTGAAACCATAATGATCTTCAACCAACTGTGTTGTGTCGGATTGCACAATCATAAATAACATGATAAAGGTCCCCAGAAATTCATCTGGAATTATTTTTTACTTGTCATTGCACATTACATACCTGGAAATCTGGGTACAACTCAATCCACTTCAAATTCATTGTTGCTGTGCACCCCTTCTTCTTTGTGCCTTGGAAGTTCACCCGCTTCTTCTCGTACACCTCCTTCTGCCAGTCAGTGGTACTTGAACTCTGTAAATGAAGTTAACAATATTTACTTCTCGCGTAAACTTGTAGTAACTTAAAGTAAATCTTCTTTACACTGCCTACACACAATCTTTGAACTGGAAGACTGCTGGATATGTGCATGAGATTGAAACTTTTGGAAGTGCATCACCATGAaacatacctgttctttttttttctcccgagtTTTCTTGTAGTACTCCGTTCCAAATATGCACACTTTGACGGTTTCCTTGACAACTCGGAACGGCACATTGTCCTGAGAGATTCAAGATCCGCAGTGGATGATGGAGAAGATGACATTggctgaaaataaacaataaagatgATTTAATGAAGGCACCTAGTTTTACGCATGACAGAGGGCAATATCAAATCTtgttttagtttttgtgtaatggCAGCAAAAAAACTTTAAGATGCGCTGCCTCTGGCAAGAAATTCTGGCTATTGTCAaccagaataataaatataattatcATTATTGTTATTAATAATTATGCAGACTTTTTATGCGGCTTTCAAGTTACAACTTACAAGCAGCACCAACACGTTACAGTTTGGTTGGGCCTTGGGATTTTAATATAATTGGGCAAAAAATCTCGACCCTGACCCTTCAGCTTTTCATATACAGCGTTCAACATCAGGCCTGCCTTGCTCTAGACGTCTAATTCACACTTCCTGGAGGACCACGGATGGCACGCACGGCCGTGTCACAATTAGCTTGCTAGCGCGGTGCTAATCATGACTAAAACCAAAAAAATACAGTTCAGTTACAACTGAATAATTTGGGGCGCTAAGCAACGGGGACCAAAGAAACACGCAGACACAGACAAGGCGCCAGTTACAGCTCCAGTAACGTTTATAGAATCTCTGAAGATCGGGTCATGTCCCGGTAATCCGAACAATACTTCACTCACACCGAAATGAATCGGTTCCAGGGGAACTGTGAACTGGTAACGAAAACAATGATACCTAACCCTAACTTCAAAAAGGCGAAAACCAATAACCACAACTGAGAAGAAGCCTGTCCTGCCGTGTCCCTAGCTGGTTTAAATTACTACTGCGTGTTTCAATGCTAGATCTACGTGCAGATCAATACATTAAGAAGCAATCGAGACATCCTCACATTTAGACGACTTGCTCAGGTCTCTTGATGTCCGCACAGCATACCTCTCGTTGACGGCAACCAGGGACCTTTCAAAAAGCTTTAGCTCTTCGTCTGACTTCAGGTAGCCATGAGAATAGCCGTCGTCATGAAGTAATCCTTGGAGGTACTTTTCGATCACCTTCTGTCAGTCAGGAGGCTCGCTCAACGTTGCGTTCCGAATTTCTGGCCACTTAACAAGACAGTGCACGCTTCTCGCTCACGTGGAGTGCACGCTTCTCGCTCACGTGGAGTGCACGCCACCACAGCGACCGCGCCGTAAAAcggagagggagagagacagagataaaaaaaaagagaaaatggtgGCTACGTCATCGTGGCGAGGCCCCGCCCTGCACGGATTTGTTGTGAGAACAGTCGCACCCTTTTTTGGGGGGGCGTTTACGTGGTGAGAACGGTAAGGTTCCTCACTAATTTGTAAGGATCTTTACAGTAGGGTGGTTATTTCTCCGTGGTCTTTGCTTGGCCGGGACCTTtatgcattcgcgagaaccgcctctgcgcatggatacgtggTCTACTGTCTATAATACGtgtaatactgtctataagcaatgtggtaacgacttgcccgatcatgaacaTCGTGTGTTATGgtatttgtggatgtatgccgtacgtgtatgtctggtaagtgcgtgtgttgcacaaggatcgatgtgtcgcttgGCTGAAGCGTATGCTTgtgccaaaactttcattgaagcttcgttttgcgtaactgcgtgagacagatacgaaatgcacaagttggaagcgatggaatATCAGCAGGCGTCCACACGACGTTATTttccaagtggcttaaatatgctgtcgccgatggggataatcggttttctaagctatgtctgttcttgtgggtgaatacaaaagtaaaaaaaggaaataaaattgaaaatatgCTGGGAGCACCTTAAATCTCCGCTCATAATTGCCACCTTAAGCGTCTTCTTAAAATTGAACAGTGACGCAAGGCAGTCGTGCCTTGCAGTGAAGTGCACGCagtgtattgcggtaaagcacacatattgcgcgcgctcgtgtgtaaattggaaatgtagcactggcattgggcctcgtgtgtgcacctaaattgtacacgcgctatctTCAGTctcatcagtgacgatgcggcagtcagtatcgtcatcatcttcagcttgtgtaacaagcccAGAACAATTTGCCTAGTAAAGTAcattttgtggcaggcaattcgcaaggcattcggattttagttcattgcaggattGATTCAAAGTTGTTGCatggcaccttcaaataaacgaaacatgcatatgagaggcttcagtcgtacttcaatatttgtgccatgcctcaaattgaaaatgattataaaggaaatataaACTAAGGCTTGGTGTAGATTATCACtcacaattcaattaccattcatattttagaaacttagaaaGTTTGTAGCTCATATTTTCCTATCGAGTAAGCACGAAAATAACCGttgaagaatggtctacaatCATACGTGCAGTTTGCAAGAAATAGATCTTTGAAACCTATGTCATGCCAGAACTAAGAGCAAGGTGGTTCGAGGAAACTGGTTATAACCTGACATGACAGCGCATGTTTGAACGTCttacatgggctgcttgttggcaaaattTGGTGGTaattaggtaagtgcctgcagTGATCTGCATCAAGAGGCaaaacctgctacatctttttcaaaaatttcattatttgtgtcaagcatgcgtgcactcttcgttgtGGTGTTCTCTCAGGGAGCAAGTATATGACATGCGCTTGAAATCCATACGTTACCCCTGCGATTTAGAGATGTCATCACAGTggacatgaacgtgcaatgtagttgaCACCTTGGGCGAAATCATTATGTCcaagtattaacagcgagtaacagctcaccgacaacgaagcaagtacaagagaacgcgtgctagatgcactgacaacgatGAGCGTTTTCATGTCATTAATttagcaactgtacagacaacacgatcggtcgtgcgccttttacggttgcattctgccacgcggccgacgcagcgtccggccactgtgtccgtgttccacgtgaaactcaCCAGCGTCAGCGTTCtgtgaccgtggtgactttgagcacggtgcaagtgacacttgaacgcggttgctgttacgttgagattacatgcaatgctggtggagagtgtacaaagcggaacagaaaaggtgttttaatacgcacatgcaagttgttactgtacacagaCAACACGaaacgtatgtgcacatggtcctcatggcgtcttgctgggctcaacagcgtcgtccgttgtcacaagcaggagcactgctcaaccgtcactgacctgcaagagaggaggtgattcttaagagagaaaggaagagaaaagtgagccccgtaactgtctgcttcagtgagcgacacctcaacagaagctcacaagggatgggggtgaggagggataaaagggtaggagtaaaggtgtagaaaagaggaagagacgtgaggtggtaagtcAGAAgaagcgacaacaaactgagggaataggagagataggaaagaaggaaacacggtcacaggagtctgagcatggggcaccacttgcgagagctcttgtcggcgtcagtagattgCGCagggcaagtccagtcggtcagagctacactgtcgtcgaaggtcatcggcgtcaggaggtgacgtagggcga comes from the Rhipicephalus microplus isolate Deutch F79 unplaced genomic scaffold, USDA_Rmic scaffold_14, whole genome shotgun sequence genome and includes:
- the LOC119186941 gene encoding uncharacterized protein LOC119186941; the encoded protein is MNLKWIELYPDFQVDVPQPCGQTREGRLKADKAKELQEAFDAEQQTVAKETRVYVRIVDCSSHQNHGFEDMEAFSQNMDKSVAERIQMLAREGITSVSDVKKCLHYYVHDVLFANKEKPDSSCRAFFPTHRDISNQIQAVLKKDCFSTVDQKNARILIENIRGEQPESSVVYRPYAARSFVGSSDSDNVEEGVASECEDTLLFCSQTKFMRSMLKKYGDSSLPGRNAQDE